In Hydractinia symbiolongicarpus strain clone_291-10 chromosome 4, HSymV2.1, whole genome shotgun sequence, the following proteins share a genomic window:
- the LOC130641694 gene encoding uncharacterized protein LOC130641694, translated as MEFDPIPKIPSGKEASVQLHELDHQVKQLQKRMIQYCPLDKSLNHLDHGYPDKPMTNHIYSNRVPLNSTGDEFDDVEAYKKEIEKMRRQNNKLVLEAAYLKNENSTCERRLREEALLRESLQEELQRLARTVESNERYSSHTKDENFNLVNSHTENIKLLNEQLQIFQQDYEEERRECEKLRVHNKEIEAQLEEAKETLERQQKKLLLYSQLFSNPIRTHVNLSTSTPYHPSSSKSSTAPSSPQYSPKEHKQSSHRLTSRHHKSNDHIVEATISSSEDQPRRKYSQPLTSFNYESFDWDNEKEFISKGVPTRKTFTYRL; from the exons ATGGAATTTGATCCGATTCCTAAAATACCTTCTGGAAAAGAAGCAAGCGTTCAATTGCACGAGCTAGATCACCAAGTTAAACAG CTTCAGAAGAGGATGATCCAATACTGTCCATTGGATAAATCACTGAACCATCTTGATCACGGATATCCCGATAAACCAATGACGAATCATATTTATTCAAATCGTGTTCCGTTAAATTCTACGGGCGATGAGTTTGACGACGTTGAAGCTTACAAAAAGGAGATTGAAAAGATGAGGCGCCAGAATAACAAATTAGTCTTGGAAGCGGCGTATTTGAAAAACGAAAACTCAACTTGTGAAAGACGACTGCGAGAAGAGGCCTTGCTTCGGGAGAG CTTACAAGAGGAACTACAACGTCTTGCAAGAACCGTCGAATCGAACGAAAGATATTCCTCTCATACGAAAGACGAAAATTTTAATCTAGTCAATTCGCatactgaaaatataaaattgctTAATGAACAG CTGCAAATATTTCAACAAGATTATGAGGAAGAGCGGCGGGAGTGTGAAAAATTACGTGTACATAACAAGGAAATTGAAGCACAGCTGGAAGAAGCGAAGGAGACTTTAGAACGTCAACAAAAGAAG ctCCTCCTATATTCGCAATTGTTTTCGAATCCTATACGAACACATGTAAACCTTTCCACGTCAACACCGTATCACCCATCTTCATCGAAGTCTTCTACGGCTCCAAGTTCACCTCAATATTCACCAAAAGAACACAAGCAGTCTTCTCATAGACTGACGTCTAGACACCATAAATCTAACGATCATATAGTAGAAGCTACAATATCATCGTCTGAAGATCAGCCTCGGCGAAAATATTCACAGCCGTTGACGTCGTTTAATTATGAGAGTTTTGATTGGGACAACGAGAAG GAATTTATATCAAAAGGTGTTCCTACCAGAAAGACGTTTACCTACCGTCTTTAA
- the LOC130641695 gene encoding DNA damage-regulated autophagy modulator protein 1-like, producing the protein MSRCFRSSQSSWILVSLPLITVFFSSFACIFSYLIGINNGKIHRLPFVPYVSDTGDLKPHSSVFTFGMIMSSGCTLAILIVKFYQIKNEYKMGSVLNKVSFSFGLVFVFGKIIVACFQLSSYITLHFIGAGLYFVGATLYATMQTYITYKMKHSCFLFIVRFCCVCGLMVNLGIFAVFMIPGLTHHNRNGENVAQSAEWTLVIFKCIFMLTFTHDFWQTGIRINIRFSHNMTANLHYENNVSDCVDGWRFTTTEPIVISPSHQPVLSSPSVMLTDINV; encoded by the coding sequence ATGAGTCGTTGTTTTCGGTCGTCTCAATCTTCCTGGATATTGGTTTCGTTGCCCCTCATAACTGTTTTCTTTTCAAGTTTCGCTTGTATCTTTTCTTATCTTATCGGTATAAACAATGGAAAGATCCACAGACTACCCTTTGTACCGTATGTAAGTGATACTGGCGATTTAAAACCTCACTCCAGTGTTTTTACTTTTGGCATGATTATGAGTAGCGGATGTACCTTAGCTATCTTGATCGTTAagttttatcaaataaaaaacgAGTACAAAATGGGCAGTGTTTTAAATAAAGTATCATTCAGTTTTGGCTTGGTATTCGTCTTTGGCAAAATAATCGTTGCGTGTTTTCAATTGTCTTCGTATATAACACTCCACTTCATAGGAGCTGGTCTATATTTTGTTGGAGCTACCTTGTACGCTACCATGCAAACATATATAACGTACAAAATGAAACACAGttgctttttgtttattgtgCGTTTTTGCTGCGTGTGTGGCTTGATGGTCAACTTGGGCATATTTGCTGTGTTTATGATACCTGGTTTAACGCATCATAACAGAAACGGTGAAAACGTGGCGCAGAGTGCAGAATGGACATTGGTCatatttaaatgtatttttatgctTACTTTTACGCATGATTTTTGGCAAACTGGTATCAGGATTAACATACGTTTTAGCCATAATATGACGGCCAACCTGCACTACGAAAACAATGTCAGCGATTGTGTTGATGGATGGCGTTTTACGACAACTGAACCCATAGTTATATCTCCGTCACACCAGCCGGTATTGTCTTCACCGTCAGTAATGTTGACGGACATAAACGTGTAA
- the LOC130641696 gene encoding uncharacterized protein LOC130641696, with product MTYKTATVYCCTIFSILIIIISLATNYWYEFEKKANDVKPGRVSRFRVGLFEQCETIYYNHDTEVHDDSEEKDCEDFQVPDSVDDWFPRRDTLIATYIIAMILTLIGFIFVTAYCVTGKYFFPVGRVVICYFLSALVIIIGLCVYTSTFYDLDVSFSWSYGAGWSAAAMYIIAIVLLYADK from the exons atgacttacaaAACTGCTACCGTATATTGCTGCACAATATTTAGCATACTTATTATCATCATATCTCTTGCGACAAATTACTGGTACGAGTTTGAGAAGAAAGCAAATGATGTG AAACCTGGTAGAGTTAGCCGCTTCAGAGTAGGCCTTTTTGAACAGTGTGAAACCATATATTATAACCACGACACTGAGGTCCATGATGACAGTGAGGAAAAAGACTGTGAAGATTTTCAAGTTCCAGATAGTGTGGATGATTGGTTCC CAAGACGAGATACATTGATTGCAACGTACATCATTGCTATGATTTTGACATTAATCGGTTTCATCTTTGTGACTGCATATTGTGTTACTGGCAAATATTTCTTCCCAGTGGGCCGAGTTGTGATATGTTACTTTTTGTCtg cGTTGGTGATCATCATTGGATTGTGTGTATATACAAGCACATTTTACGATCTTGATGTGTCTTTCTCCTGGTCTTATGGTGCGGGATGGTCAGCAGCAGCTATGTATATCATAGCCATTGTTCTGCTGTATGCCGATAAGTAA
- the LOC130641697 gene encoding uncharacterized protein LOC130641697: protein MSATFKLENMQPDGNDIKSPTDNHRYKTRLVLKASKEEWKLTWKKLCKSLQNAELHFCNAYHRMDEEIVIYHYGRHQMSIGEWIWRHVKCKYSKITHLIEV from the exons ATGTCGGCTACTTTTAAGCTAGAAAATATGCAGCCAGATGGAAACGACATCAAATCACCAACAGATAATCACCGCTATAAAACACGACTGGTACTAAAAG CTTCCAAAGAAGAATGGAAACTTACATGGAAAAAACTGTGCAAATCCTTACAAAATGCAGAGCTGCATTTTTGCAATGCATATCATAGG ATGGATGAAGAAATAGTCATATACCACTATGGACGCCATCAAATGTCA ATCGGTGAATGGATATGGCGTCACGTGAAATGCAAATACTCAAAAATTACACATCTTATTGAAGTCTAA